The following coding sequences are from one Hymenobacter sp. DG25A window:
- the pulA gene encoding type I pullulanase produces MKSWLFVTLFASLTTLTTCRTALPPDTYEAYPTYSGPDLGLTFVQGQARLRVWAPTAEKLHLKLYTEGTGGTPVADYAMQKSTGGTWLYALPPQPAGQFYVVQATIKGRQMAEVPDPYVHAVGLNGQRGALLNPATVSPAEWEDDVRPKLRQATDIIIGELHVRDLSMQPQSGIQHKGKFLGLAEIGTRGPEGVKTGLDHLSELGITHVHLLPTNDYASIDESQLNENRYNWGYDPLNYSVPEGSYSTDPADPAVRIREMKQMVQRLHRRGLRLVLDVVYNHTANAARSSFEQLVPGYYYRHNPDGTLSDAAACGNEVASERPMVRKLIVESVGYWAREYHVDGFRFDLMGILDIRTMRAVRTALDETDHSIFVYGEGWTAGASPLPEAQRAVKANVLKMDRIAAFGDELRDGVKGHYARQTEPGFASGQPGLEESVKFGIVAATRHPQLDYSKVNYSKAPWATTPAQAINYVACHDDRVLWDKLTIANPGASEAELIRMDLLSNTIVFTSQGVPFLPVGDEFLRTKGGSHNSYNLPDNVNQLDWARKAKYLEVFQFYQQLIALRKAHPAFRLPTQELIQQHLVFLPDMPANTIGYQLQNHAGGDEWGTITVLFNGNPAPAAVAAPAGSYTVVLRGQQINPKGLEELVVEPGKLLGLPAGAALLLVQP; encoded by the coding sequence ATGAAATCCTGGCTTTTCGTGACGCTGTTCGCCTCGCTCACCACCCTCACCACCTGCCGGACCGCACTGCCGCCGGATACCTACGAAGCCTACCCCACCTACTCCGGGCCCGATTTGGGCCTGACGTTTGTGCAGGGCCAGGCCCGACTGCGGGTGTGGGCACCTACCGCCGAGAAGCTGCACCTGAAACTATATACCGAAGGCACGGGCGGCACCCCGGTTGCCGATTACGCCATGCAAAAGTCGACGGGGGGTACCTGGCTGTATGCCTTGCCCCCGCAGCCGGCCGGCCAGTTTTACGTGGTGCAGGCCACCATTAAGGGCCGGCAGATGGCCGAAGTGCCCGACCCTTACGTGCATGCCGTGGGCCTGAACGGGCAGCGCGGGGCCCTGCTAAACCCCGCCACCGTAAGCCCCGCGGAGTGGGAAGATGATGTGCGCCCCAAGCTCCGGCAGGCCACCGATATTATCATTGGCGAGCTGCACGTGCGCGACCTGTCCATGCAGCCGCAGTCGGGCATACAGCACAAAGGCAAGTTCCTGGGCCTGGCTGAAATAGGCACCCGGGGCCCCGAGGGCGTGAAAACCGGCCTCGACCACCTCTCCGAGCTGGGCATTACCCACGTGCACCTGCTGCCCACCAACGACTATGCTTCTATTGACGAAAGCCAGCTGAACGAAAACCGCTACAACTGGGGCTATGATCCGCTGAACTACTCCGTGCCCGAGGGCTCTTACTCCACTGACCCCGCCGACCCCGCCGTCCGCATCCGGGAAATGAAGCAGATGGTACAGCGCCTGCACCGCCGGGGCCTGCGCCTGGTGCTGGATGTGGTCTACAACCACACGGCCAATGCCGCCCGCAGCTCCTTTGAGCAGCTGGTGCCCGGCTACTACTACCGCCACAACCCCGACGGCACCCTCTCCGACGCCGCGGCCTGCGGCAACGAAGTCGCCTCCGAGCGGCCCATGGTGCGCAAGCTCATTGTGGAGTCCGTAGGGTATTGGGCCCGGGAGTACCACGTAGATGGCTTTCGGTTTGACCTGATGGGCATTCTGGATATCCGGACCATGCGGGCGGTGCGTACGGCCCTGGACGAAACCGACCATTCCATCTTTGTGTATGGCGAAGGCTGGACGGCCGGCGCCAGTCCGCTGCCGGAAGCCCAGCGGGCTGTGAAAGCCAACGTGCTGAAAATGGACCGCATAGCCGCCTTCGGCGACGAGCTGCGCGACGGAGTGAAAGGCCACTACGCCCGCCAGACCGAGCCCGGCTTTGCCAGTGGCCAGCCCGGGCTGGAGGAAAGCGTGAAGTTTGGCATTGTGGCCGCTACCCGCCACCCGCAGCTCGATTACAGCAAGGTGAACTACTCCAAAGCGCCCTGGGCCACCACGCCCGCGCAGGCCATCAACTACGTAGCCTGCCACGACGACCGGGTACTCTGGGACAAGCTCACGATTGCCAACCCCGGGGCTTCGGAAGCCGAGTTGATCCGGATGGATCTGCTCAGCAACACCATTGTGTTTACTTCGCAGGGGGTGCCGTTTCTGCCCGTGGGGGATGAGTTTCTGCGCACCAAGGGCGGCTCCCACAACTCCTACAATCTGCCCGATAACGTGAACCAGCTGGACTGGGCCCGCAAGGCAAAGTATCTGGAGGTTTTTCAATTTTATCAACAGCTGATTGCCTTGCGCAAAGCGCACCCGGCCTTCCGCCTGCCCACGCAGGAGCTAATTCAGCAGCATCTGGTTTTTCTGCCGGATATGCCGGCCAATACCATTGGCTACCAGCTGCAAAACCATGCCGGCGGCGACGAGTGGGGGACTATTACCGTGCTTTTCAACGGCAACCCTGCGCCGGCGGCGGTGGCGGCACCCGCCGGCAGCTATACCGTGGTGCTGCGCGGCCAGCAGATCAATCCCAAAGGCTTGGAAGAACTGGTAGTAGAACCCGGCAAACTGCTCGGCCTGCCCGCTGGCGCTGCGCTTCTGCTGGTACAGCCCTAG
- a CDS encoding MIP/aquaporin family protein: MKLISQMQRAWCRHWPYYVAEAVGIGVFLLCGSLLTILLQHPASPVWQALSHQPMLRRVLLGVGMGFVIVSIVYSPWGKQSGAHINPAVTLGFWQLGKIRTPDALWYLLAQVSGAVGMGQVLKPVLGAYYTHPAVNFIVTQPLPLPNGTRLAFAGEFLICFVLMLLMLVCLYSKRLKAYTGWVVGLLLALFIIFETPYSGMSLNPARTLGSAVAANSYHGLWLYWVAPCMAMWLATVLFRRFYHGENLECAILAGCGPTPSSPHAPEAEPPQYPDQEAA, translated from the coding sequence ATGAAGCTGATTTCCCAAATGCAGCGGGCCTGGTGCAGGCACTGGCCATACTATGTGGCCGAGGCAGTGGGTATAGGTGTTTTTCTGCTGTGCGGCAGCCTGCTCACCATTCTGCTGCAGCACCCGGCTTCGCCTGTCTGGCAGGCCCTGTCTCACCAGCCTATGCTGCGGCGGGTGTTGCTTGGGGTAGGCATGGGCTTCGTAATTGTAAGCATTGTGTACAGCCCCTGGGGCAAGCAGTCCGGGGCACACATTAACCCGGCCGTAACGCTGGGGTTCTGGCAGCTGGGCAAGATCCGGACGCCCGATGCCCTGTGGTACCTGCTGGCCCAGGTGAGCGGGGCGGTAGGTATGGGCCAGGTACTCAAGCCGGTACTCGGTGCCTATTACACCCACCCGGCCGTGAACTTCATTGTTACGCAGCCGCTGCCTTTACCAAACGGCACCCGGCTGGCGTTTGCCGGAGAGTTCCTTATCTGCTTTGTGCTGATGCTGCTGATGTTGGTGTGCCTGTACAGTAAGCGCCTGAAAGCGTACACCGGCTGGGTAGTGGGGCTGCTCCTGGCTTTGTTTATCATCTTCGAAACGCCCTATTCGGGCATGAGCCTGAATCCGGCCCGCACGCTGGGCAGCGCCGTAGCGGCCAACAGCTACCATGGCCTGTGGCTCTACTGGGTTGCTCCCTGTATGGCTATGTGGCTGGCTACGGTGCTGTTCCGGCGGTTTTACCACGGCGAGAACCTGGAGTGCGCCATTCTGGCGGGGTGCGGGCCCACCCCTTCTTCACCGCATGCACCGGAGGCAGAACCCCCGCAGTACCCGGATCAGGAGGCCGCCTAA
- a CDS encoding patatin-like phospholipase family protein: MRKNYFWLALLLWLLSTLPTNAQKVGLVLSGGGAKGLAHVGVLKVLEKNRIPIDYIVGTSMGAIVGALYSAGYSPAEIEKIVLSQDFQDWVAGRPLTGKVYNYFETDSDPAALHLGLAIDKNFKTRVTPRLINDATLNYQLATMLAPAGAISDYDFNKLLVPYRAVASEVFTRQRVVQRSGSLADAVRNSMAFPLAFRPIRQTDGRYLFDGAVVDNFPTGVMTEEFKPDIMIGVNVGDVAFKQYPKTPKDDELLTGTLIFLGSNVADTLSVGKNGIFIQPDLEGYGAGDFNRAKKLVTLGEAAAEAKLAMMLRRIPRREDTLALQQRRRAFQDQAPRPDFKQVNVQGLPTEQQAFVRRFFRRSGTNYTPSDIEEGYFTLVDNDFFSNVYPRVMYDKQKKGYVLSVDARQNNNLTADLGVLLSTRSMSNFYLGGSFRYLNRFLYTASVNTTVGRFYNGAHGAFRVSLPGRFPVYVQPQVTFNNFNYQDTGGLLGTNTETTQIQQRDLATTLQIGLSPNYRSRYIITGGAFTTRDRFSNTDELSSNATLDVNRVSGITAAVKFERNSQNRRQYATLGRRVEFGFRAVKAIETYIPGTTASPDMEGRDKNHQWLRANAFIEQFFTLNKVDSVGVRTSAWGFTTDLVASTQGRFATYRSSLTASPAFLPLPDSRTLFLDRYRGTAYAAGGLHFVQGVAGPLEWRTSVYAHVLVRPWGRDPENTLLAKRQNTISRPYFTAMTGLTYQTPVGPASLQFITYDEKNHRFGVFAHIGYVLFRDRALD, from the coding sequence ATGCGAAAAAATTACTTCTGGCTGGCGCTGCTCCTGTGGCTGCTCAGCACACTGCCCACAAATGCCCAAAAGGTAGGTCTGGTTTTAAGTGGCGGCGGCGCCAAAGGTCTGGCCCACGTGGGCGTTTTGAAAGTGCTGGAGAAAAACCGCATTCCCATCGATTACATTGTGGGTACCAGCATGGGCGCCATTGTGGGGGCCTTGTATTCGGCGGGCTACTCGCCGGCGGAAATTGAAAAGATTGTGCTCAGTCAGGACTTTCAGGACTGGGTAGCGGGCCGGCCGCTCACGGGCAAGGTGTACAACTATTTTGAAACCGATTCTGACCCGGCGGCGCTGCATCTGGGCCTGGCCATCGATAAGAATTTTAAAACCCGCGTTACGCCCCGCCTCATCAACGATGCCACGCTGAACTACCAGCTGGCCACCATGCTGGCCCCGGCCGGCGCCATTTCCGACTACGACTTCAACAAGCTGCTGGTGCCTTACCGGGCCGTAGCCTCCGAGGTATTTACGCGGCAGCGCGTGGTGCAGCGCAGCGGCTCGCTGGCCGATGCCGTGCGCAATTCCATGGCCTTCCCGCTGGCCTTCCGGCCCATCCGCCAGACCGATGGCCGCTATCTTTTCGATGGGGCCGTGGTGGATAACTTCCCTACCGGCGTGATGACGGAGGAGTTTAAGCCCGATATCATGATTGGGGTGAACGTGGGCGACGTAGCCTTTAAGCAATACCCCAAAACGCCCAAGGATGATGAACTGCTGACCGGCACGCTTATTTTCCTGGGCTCGAATGTGGCCGATACTCTTTCCGTAGGAAAAAACGGCATTTTCATTCAGCCTGATCTGGAAGGCTACGGCGCCGGCGACTTCAACCGCGCCAAGAAGCTGGTGACCCTGGGCGAAGCCGCCGCCGAAGCCAAACTGGCCATGATGCTGCGCCGCATTCCGCGGCGCGAGGACACCCTGGCCCTACAGCAGCGCCGTCGCGCCTTCCAGGACCAGGCACCCCGCCCCGATTTCAAGCAGGTGAACGTGCAGGGGCTGCCCACCGAGCAACAGGCCTTTGTGCGGCGGTTCTTCCGGCGTTCCGGCACCAACTACACCCCATCGGACATAGAAGAAGGCTACTTCACGCTGGTGGATAACGACTTCTTTTCCAACGTGTATCCGCGGGTGATGTACGATAAGCAGAAGAAAGGCTACGTGCTGTCCGTGGATGCGCGGCAGAACAACAACCTTACCGCCGACCTGGGCGTGCTGCTTTCCACCCGCTCCATGAGCAACTTTTACCTGGGCGGCTCTTTCCGCTACCTCAACCGCTTCCTCTACACCGCCTCGGTCAACACTACCGTGGGCCGGTTTTACAACGGAGCCCACGGGGCTTTCCGGGTAAGTCTGCCGGGCCGTTTCCCGGTATATGTTCAGCCCCAGGTTACCTTTAACAACTTCAACTACCAGGACACCGGCGGCCTGCTGGGCACCAACACCGAAACCACCCAGATTCAGCAGCGGGACTTGGCCACCACCCTGCAGATTGGCCTCAGCCCCAACTACCGCAGCCGCTACATTATCACGGGCGGCGCCTTCACCACCCGCGACCGGTTTTCCAATACTGACGAGCTTAGCTCTAATGCCACGCTGGATGTTAACCGGGTAAGCGGGATTACCGCTGCCGTCAAGTTTGAGCGAAACTCCCAGAACCGTCGCCAGTATGCTACCCTGGGCCGCCGGGTAGAGTTTGGCTTCCGGGCCGTGAAAGCCATTGAAACCTACATTCCGGGCACTACCGCCTCCCCCGATATGGAAGGCCGGGATAAAAACCACCAGTGGCTGCGGGCCAATGCCTTCATTGAGCAGTTTTTCACCCTGAACAAGGTTGATAGCGTGGGCGTGCGCACCAGTGCCTGGGGCTTCACCACGGATCTGGTGGCCAGCACCCAGGGCCGCTTTGCCACCTACCGCTCTTCGCTCACGGCTTCCCCCGCCTTCCTGCCCCTCCCCGACTCCCGCACGCTGTTCCTGGACCGCTACCGCGGTACGGCTTATGCTGCCGGGGGCCTGCACTTTGTGCAGGGTGTAGCCGGTCCGCTGGAGTGGCGCACCTCCGTGTATGCCCACGTGCTGGTACGCCCCTGGGGCCGCGACCCGGAAAATACCTTGCTGGCCAAACGCCAGAACACCATTTCCCGCCCCTATTTCACCGCCATGACGGGCCTCACCTACCAAACGCCCGTCGGCCCCGCCTCCCTGCAATTCATCACCTACGATGAAAAAAACCACCGCTTCGGGGTGTTTGCCCACATTGGCTACGTGCTGTTCCGGGACCGGGCGCTGGACTAA
- a CDS encoding DMT family protein: MKALFTLLLLSISNLFMTFAWYGHLQFKKLPLLSKLGLVGVILVSWGLAFFEYLFQVPANRIGFEENGGPFNLFQLKVIQEVISLTVFTLCAVYVFRTDKLGWNHVVGFLLLIAAVYVIFRKW; the protein is encoded by the coding sequence ATGAAAGCCCTGTTTACCCTGCTGTTGCTCTCCATCTCCAATCTTTTCATGACCTTTGCCTGGTACGGGCATCTGCAGTTTAAAAAGCTGCCGTTGCTGAGCAAGCTGGGGCTGGTGGGGGTGATACTGGTGAGCTGGGGACTGGCTTTCTTTGAGTACTTGTTTCAGGTGCCGGCCAACCGCATCGGGTTTGAGGAGAATGGCGGCCCCTTCAATCTGTTTCAGTTGAAGGTAATACAGGAGGTTATTTCCCTCACAGTGTTTACCCTGTGCGCCGTGTATGTTTTCCGTACCGATAAGCTGGGCTGGAACCACGTAGTTGGCTTTCTGCTGCTGATTGCAGCTGTGTATGTTATCTTCCGAAAATGGTAG
- a CDS encoding ion channel has product MALSSRSSTSNGAASPPSPLDPGIGVKFGRPTRRAINHDGSFNVRRRSSSSHVHDLYQELITMAWGPFLLLLLGTLTLVNVLFAGGYLWLGLHYLSGTAGLTHIPPFLQAFFFSIQTFTTVGYGNISPNSIGTGLLASAEAMTGLLMAALATGLLYGRFSRPRAGILFSRTALISRRANGTPNLQFRVANRHRSTLVDLRAQVLLQFTDADGNRTYQNLALERDSVYFFPLNWTVVHDITPESPLYNLTAADLASRSAEILILLRGYDDTFAQDVHARNSYRFDELEWNRRYVRAYDIEEDGMVVLDLDRLHDTEAISNE; this is encoded by the coding sequence ATGGCACTTTCATCCCGCTCTTCTACTTCAAACGGGGCCGCCTCTCCACCCAGCCCGCTGGATCCGGGCATTGGCGTCAAGTTTGGGCGGCCCACCCGTCGGGCCATTAACCACGATGGGAGCTTTAACGTGCGCCGCCGCAGTAGCAGCAGCCACGTGCACGACCTTTATCAGGAGTTGATTACCATGGCCTGGGGGCCGTTTCTGCTACTGCTGCTGGGCACCCTCACGCTGGTAAACGTGCTGTTTGCGGGCGGCTACCTGTGGCTGGGCCTCCACTACCTGAGCGGCACGGCCGGGCTGACGCATATTCCACCGTTCCTGCAAGCCTTCTTTTTCAGCATACAAACCTTCACCACCGTGGGCTACGGGAACATCTCTCCCAATAGCATTGGAACCGGCTTGCTGGCCAGCGCCGAGGCCATGACCGGCCTGCTGATGGCGGCCCTGGCTACCGGCCTGCTCTATGGGCGGTTTTCGCGCCCCCGGGCGGGCATTTTGTTTAGCCGTACGGCCCTTATTTCGCGCCGGGCCAATGGCACCCCCAACCTGCAGTTCCGGGTGGCCAACCGCCACCGCAGCACCCTGGTAGATCTGCGGGCGCAGGTCTTGCTGCAGTTTACCGATGCCGATGGCAACCGCACCTATCAAAACCTGGCGCTGGAGCGGGATTCGGTATACTTCTTTCCGCTGAACTGGACCGTGGTCCACGACATTACGCCTGAAAGCCCCCTGTACAACCTCACGGCCGCTGATTTAGCCAGCCGTAGCGCCGAAATCCTTATTCTGCTCCGAGGCTATGATGACACCTTTGCGCAGGATGTGCACGCGCGCAATTCCTACCGATTTGATGAGCTGGAGTGGAACCGCCGCTACGTGCGGGCCTATGACATTGAGGAAGATGGGATGGTAGTGCTGGATCTGGACCGCCTCCACGATACGGAAGCAATCAGCAATGAATAA
- a CDS encoding zinc dependent phospholipase C family protein, with product MKRVLAVLVGALLVLLPHHPRAWGFFGHRTINRLAVYTLPPGMIGFYKANIDYLTENATRPDSRRTVVAGEAPRHFIDLDVYGDSAAYKMPRNYTDAVARYGEDTLQRHGIVPWHVIVMKNRLTEAFRQRDADRILAVSADMGHYVADACVPLHTTHNYNGQLTGQRGIHGLWESRLPELLASGYDFFTGPAPYIERPVPAIWGIVTRSNAAVDSVLRFEREVTAKFPEDKKYTFEQRGNQTVRAYSREFSREYHQRLNGQVERQMRLAVRMVGAFWYTCWVDAGQPDLSKLTVASETEKKRLAKESEELQVAPQANAPGHTD from the coding sequence ATGAAGCGTGTTCTTGCTGTTCTTGTTGGCGCCTTATTGGTGCTGCTGCCCCACCATCCCCGGGCCTGGGGTTTCTTTGGGCACCGCACCATCAACCGCCTGGCGGTATACACGCTGCCGCCCGGCATGATTGGCTTTTACAAAGCCAACATCGACTACCTGACGGAAAACGCCACCCGCCCCGACTCCCGCCGCACCGTGGTGGCCGGCGAGGCCCCGCGCCACTTTATTGACCTGGATGTGTACGGCGACAGCGCCGCCTACAAAATGCCGCGCAACTACACCGATGCCGTGGCACGCTACGGCGAGGATACCCTGCAGCGGCACGGCATTGTGCCCTGGCACGTCATCGTGATGAAAAACCGCCTCACGGAAGCTTTCCGCCAGCGCGACGCCGACCGGATTCTGGCCGTTTCGGCGGATATGGGTCATTACGTAGCCGATGCCTGCGTGCCCCTGCACACCACCCACAACTACAACGGCCAGCTTACGGGCCAGCGTGGCATTCATGGCCTGTGGGAAAGCCGCCTGCCGGAGCTGCTGGCCAGCGGCTACGATTTCTTTACCGGCCCGGCACCTTACATTGAGCGGCCGGTACCCGCCATTTGGGGCATTGTTACCCGCTCCAACGCAGCCGTAGACTCCGTGCTGCGGTTTGAGCGGGAGGTGACGGCCAAATTTCCCGAGGATAAGAAGTACACCTTTGAGCAGCGCGGCAACCAGACCGTGCGGGCTTACTCCCGCGAATTCAGCCGCGAATACCACCAGCGCCTGAACGGGCAGGTGGAGCGGCAAATGCGCCTGGCCGTGCGGATGGTGGGTGCTTTCTGGTATACCTGCTGGGTTGATGCCGGTCAGCCCGACCTGAGCAAGCTGACTGTGGCTTCGGAAACCGAAAAGAAGCGCCTGGCGAAGGAAAGCGAGGAGCTGCAGGTTGCGCCCCAGGCCAACGCCCCGGGCCATACCGATTGA
- the def gene encoding peptide deformylase, producing MIYPIVAFGDPVLKARAKDIPADFSAEELKKLIGDMYDTMYYAHGVGLAAPQIGKSIRLFVIDSAPMVDDEDEETGEPLPNAEQGIKRAFINPVMVSETGEEWGFEEGCLSIPGVREMVYRHETIVLRYEDENRQLHEETFSGMTARVIQHEYDHLEGVLFTDYVTGLKKQLLRGKLARISKGDVNADYRMKFAGQGRR from the coding sequence ATGATTTATCCCATCGTTGCTTTCGGCGACCCGGTTTTAAAAGCCCGTGCCAAAGACATACCCGCTGATTTCTCCGCTGAAGAGCTTAAAAAGCTCATTGGTGATATGTACGACACCATGTACTACGCCCACGGCGTAGGCCTGGCCGCCCCCCAGATTGGCAAAAGCATCCGCCTGTTCGTTATCGATTCAGCTCCGATGGTAGACGATGAGGACGAGGAAACCGGCGAGCCTTTGCCCAACGCCGAGCAGGGCATTAAGCGGGCTTTCATTAACCCCGTGATGGTAAGCGAAACCGGCGAGGAATGGGGCTTTGAAGAAGGCTGCCTGAGCATTCCCGGCGTGCGCGAAATGGTGTACCGCCACGAAACCATTGTGCTGCGCTACGAGGATGAAAACCGCCAGCTGCACGAGGAAACCTTTTCCGGCATGACGGCCCGCGTGATTCAACACGAGTACGACCACCTGGAAGGCGTGCTGTTTACAGACTATGTAACCGGCCTGAAAAAGCAGCTGCTGCGCGGCAAACTCGCCCGCATCAGCAAGGGAGATGTGAATGCCGACTACCGCATGAAATTCGCGGGGCAGGGCCGGCGCTAG
- the ruvX gene encoding Holliday junction resolvase RuvX has product MGRILAIDYGNKRVGLAVTDPLQMIATPLETVHSKDLLTYLKAYHQRDPLSALVIGMPRTLLNEATDATSAVVGMVRSLRREFPEVPVHEIDERFTTRMAHAAMLAGGLSKKDRRDKATVDRVSATIILQSFLESR; this is encoded by the coding sequence ATGGGTCGCATTCTTGCTATTGACTACGGCAACAAGCGCGTAGGGCTGGCCGTCACGGACCCGCTGCAGATGATTGCTACCCCGCTGGAGACGGTGCACAGCAAGGATTTGCTGACTTACCTGAAAGCTTATCACCAGCGTGACCCGCTGTCGGCGCTGGTAATAGGCATGCCGCGTACGCTGCTCAACGAAGCTACCGACGCCACCAGCGCTGTAGTGGGCATGGTGCGCAGCCTGCGCCGGGAATTTCCGGAGGTGCCAGTGCATGAGATAGACGAGCGGTTTACTACCCGCATGGCCCACGCGGCCATGCTGGCAGGCGGCCTCTCCAAAAAAGACCGGCGCGACAAAGCCACCGTGGACCGCGTCAGCGCCACCATTATTCTGCAATCCTTTCTTGAATCCCGATGA
- a CDS encoding S41 family peptidase, translating into MAKTSTPDYVRDAAPVSAGRSGWQRWRQPALLSLALGCGILLGANRFQPSQQNPEGTVRGYLKFKEILSYVDRDYVDSVDVEALSDYAIVRMLERLDPHSTFIPARDQAKAAAFLQSDYDGIGVEFNVFRDTVTVVAPLSGGPADQAGLQPGDRILAVNTQPVAGRHITMEQMFDRLRGPRGSAVQLLVQRRAQARPLSFSIVRNRIPNTSVDVAYLVDNQTGYIKVSRFASGTYDEFKQALDDLRRQGMERLVLDLRGNPGGYLDRATKLADEFIAGTRKLVYTDGKGDQYDTQTYSRIAGEFEQGPLVVLIDEGSASAAEVVAGALQDHDRALLVGRRTFGKGLVQQPIALNDGSELRLTIARYYTPSGRCIQKSYAHGTAAYAQDLRERQRRGEFLHADSIHFSDSLRYRTSRGRRVYGGGGIMPDVFVPRDTTVFSGYYTRLQGLNLIREYALNFYQGHKAELDDLRFEQFNATFRVSDIQLRALAERARKEGVAVDEDALRNSSALLRCQIKAHIARSAYGKTAFYTVLNEQDAEFQQALHAVEDGRALLAQGISME; encoded by the coding sequence ATGGCTAAAACCTCTACTCCTGACTATGTGCGCGACGCAGCGCCAGTATCTGCGGGACGTTCGGGCTGGCAGCGGTGGCGGCAGCCGGCGCTGCTGAGTCTGGCGCTGGGCTGCGGTATTCTGCTGGGAGCCAATCGGTTTCAGCCTTCGCAGCAAAACCCCGAAGGCACGGTGCGCGGCTACCTCAAGTTCAAGGAAATCCTGAGCTATGTAGACCGCGACTACGTGGACTCCGTGGATGTGGAGGCCCTGTCGGACTACGCCATTGTCCGCATGCTGGAGCGCCTGGACCCGCACTCTACCTTCATTCCGGCCCGCGACCAGGCCAAAGCCGCCGCTTTTCTGCAGAGCGACTACGATGGGATTGGGGTAGAATTCAACGTGTTCCGGGATACCGTAACCGTGGTGGCGCCCCTGAGCGGCGGCCCCGCCGACCAGGCCGGCCTGCAGCCCGGCGACCGTATTCTGGCGGTGAATACCCAGCCGGTAGCCGGCCGGCACATCACCATGGAGCAGATGTTTGACCGGCTGCGTGGCCCGCGCGGCAGTGCCGTGCAGCTACTGGTGCAGCGCCGCGCCCAGGCGCGGCCGTTGTCGTTCAGCATCGTTCGCAACCGTATTCCGAATACCTCCGTGGATGTGGCCTACTTGGTGGATAACCAAACCGGCTACATTAAAGTAAGCCGCTTTGCCAGCGGTACTTACGACGAGTTTAAGCAGGCCCTCGACGACCTGCGCCGCCAGGGCATGGAGCGCCTGGTGCTTGACCTGCGCGGCAACCCCGGCGGCTACCTGGACCGCGCCACCAAGCTGGCCGATGAGTTTATTGCCGGCACCCGCAAGCTGGTGTATACCGATGGCAAAGGCGACCAGTACGATACCCAGACCTATTCCCGCATTGCCGGCGAGTTTGAGCAGGGCCCGCTGGTGGTGCTCATTGATGAAGGCAGCGCCTCGGCCGCCGAAGTGGTAGCCGGCGCCCTGCAGGACCACGACCGCGCCCTGCTGGTTGGCCGTCGCACCTTTGGCAAAGGCCTGGTGCAGCAGCCTATTGCCCTGAACGATGGCTCGGAGCTGCGCCTCACCATTGCCCGCTACTACACGCCCTCGGGCCGGTGCATTCAGAAATCGTACGCCCACGGCACGGCCGCCTATGCGCAGGACCTGCGCGAGCGGCAGCGCCGGGGCGAGTTCCTGCACGCCGACAGCATTCATTTCTCCGACTCCCTGCGCTACCGCACCAGTCGGGGCCGGCGGGTGTACGGGGGCGGGGGCATCATGCCCGATGTGTTTGTGCCGCGCGATACCACCGTGTTTTCCGGCTACTACACCCGTCTGCAGGGGCTGAATCTAATCCGCGAATATGCCCTCAACTTCTACCAGGGGCACAAAGCCGAGCTGGACGATCTGCGCTTCGAACAATTTAACGCCACCTTCCGCGTTAGTGATATACAGTTGCGCGCCCTGGCCGAGCGGGCCCGGAAGGAAGGCGTAGCCGTGGATGAAGATGCCCTGCGGAACTCCTCTGCCCTGCTGCGCTGCCAGATTAAGGCGCACATAGCCCGGAGCGCCTACGGTAAAACGGCCTTCTACACGGTGCTGAACGAGCAGGATGCGGAGTTTCAGCAGGCCCTGCACGCCGTGGAAGACGGCCGCGCTCTGCTGGCACAGGGCATATC